In Lathyrus oleraceus cultivar Zhongwan6 chromosome 2, CAAS_Psat_ZW6_1.0, whole genome shotgun sequence, the DNA window ataaaaaatgaatttccaagcaaaattagctcttgatgtcaacatggaagttgtttgtaatgtcataaagagtaaccTTTCTCTTAGAAACATTTTCATACaataaaaattgtaggagatagggtctagggaaccctagatttaACTAGTTGacttctctggtcaacctcctcGAACCAACTTGAAAAATTGAAGTTCTTTTGCTATTTGGGGctcatggaagatcatatatgcttatgatgaagtaCAATGAAGCACCCCTTGATATGTTTGACtaaatgttgaagaaacttgctgaggaaggtacacaagatacctagatgaattagggcttccttgacaaacaaccttcaaactcttgataaattcttgatcaaaataacaaataaataacatgggggatccatatatgatgctttgacCCAATGTGGATCTTTTCTAACTTGAtcccttgcattgagggtctcaaaccctagttgtgagcttgatgaggcacatgtggatacaaacactacctacaaaagaaacaaagctacactagacatatttttgaGACCCTAGTagtgtcgttatcaatggtctcggtggtgtctctgcatgttatgatttatgcagtttatttagaaagtgtGTGCATAATGAATTAATGCCTCTTTATTGTAATAAAAGATGAAAGGAAAGGAACAAAATTTTTGAATGCAAAACGCCATTTTATCAATGATATTCAGAAAATCTtaaaaagataaaggaggccctacaacacgccactgtgccttgggcagagcacatGGTTTTGTCTAAActaataaaattacttttgaaaaaaTTGGGGGACTTCCACAGCCTTCTAGTTTGTCAGTTCTTCATTAGGCGCGGCTTGTCGTATCCAGCTAGACACCCCCTCCTTGTGATCTTCAACATTGATCATTGCCACCTGGTTGCCAAAAATGTGGCCAGCGCTGGTGAACGTTTCCTCTACAGGAGGAATCTGCTCTTTATCGTGTTGGTTACCGGCTTCAATTGACGACGGGTCATACCCTAACCCAAACTTGTCTCGCTTCTCTCTCACTTCCACCACTTTGCCCTAGTCTTCAGCATTTTCACTTTCCATCACAGCCTTAGCTCCTTGCCACGAGGCCATGGACGGTCCTGACTTCGGGGTCTCCAATGTCTGTTGGACAGCCATCATATTTACCACTTCCAAGGACTGGAATTGTGTCTTGGTTAActcgccatccacctcgatataCCGGAAAGATGTTAAGTGGCTAACTAAGATATCCTCCTCCCCTCCAATCACAATCATCTTTtcatttgtaatgaattttagcttttggtgtagagtGGAGGTGACGGCGCCTGCAGAGTGGATCCATGGTCTCCCAAGTAGGCAACTATAACCAAGATGTATGTCCATAACCTGGAATGTGATATTGAAAAAAGTTGGGCCTATTTTGATTGGtaagtcaacctctcctatcactgctcATCTTGAGCCATCAAATGCCTTTACAATTAGGGTACTGGGCTTCATATTCATCCCCTTCATTGGCAGCTTTATCAAAGTGGTTTTTGGCATGACGTTCAGTGAGGAACCTGTGTCTACTAATACCCTTGATAGTATAGTGTCTATGCATTTCAAGGAAATATGtagggccttgttatggttatTTCCCTCAACTGGAAATTCATCATCGTTAAACCCCAAAAAATTTCCAATGGTTACGCAAGCTATCACATCGTTAAACTGTTCTATCGTTATGTCTTTCGTGATATGTGTTGCGCTTAACACTTTCAATAACGAATTCCTGTGTGCTTCTGAGTTGAGCAACAGAGATAACATGGAGATTTTTGAAGGTGTTTGATTCAATTGGTCCACCACtttataatcactcttcttgattatcctTAGAAATTCCTCGGCCTCCTCGTGAGTGACTGCGGCTTTAGGAGATAGGTGCATGTCTTTCATTTCTTGATTAGGGACGAAGATCTAGATAACAACTTCCTTCCCTTTAACCTTTGCAGAAGTATCAGCAGTCCTTGGCGCAAACACTCGGCCACTACGTGTCATTCCAGCTGGCCCTACTATCGAAGTGATGTTTGGTTCAATGATCGCCAAGGGTTGGTCTTCCTGCCCTTGCTTAAAATCTCTGGGCTAATATATCCATGGGACCACCTTCTCATCTTTATACGCGAACGGTGCTGGAAACTCTATCACCAATGGGCTTATAGGGATTTCCACATTAACCTCATCATAATGGATGTCCACATTAACCTCATCATAAGGGATGTCCACCACGGCTATCTCTTCCTCTCCCTTGTTCTTGGCACGATGATTTATCGGTAACTCGCCTTGATCCATcatttgttgtataaaatttCTCAACTCTTTATCATTCTCATCATCGACTAGCTCCTCCGGGATTAGACCACTCTTTAGCAGTTATTCTCCTATCCTGGTGATAGGGatttgaatctcttcaaccttaaGAATCAGTTCTCCCTAatcactctcctcaatggcactgacggAAGCATCTCCATGTGTTGGCATGGGATTGGTGTTCATGTTCGGGCGTCTCAGAGTGAAGGTGACAACCTTTGCTTCAATCAAGTCTTGTACCCGATTTTGAAATGCAAAACAATTCTCCAGGGTATGGCCGGGCGCTCCCATGTGAAATTCACAATGGGCGTTAGCATCATATCCTGGTGGATATGGAAAAACATCCGGTTTTAGCTCCCTCAATGTCAGAAGGCCCTCCTTTTGCAAATATGGGAATATTTGGctataaggtactggtagagGGTCAAGTTGCCTTCTTGGAGGCCTTGGCCTGAACTGTCTTGGTGGCGCGGTGTTCTGCtgttgacgatgttgttgatgttgtggttgatacatTTGTTGTTGCTGTATGGGTTGTTGATAAGGTATGGGTACCACGACAGCGACTTGGCCATATGAAGCATGTTGCTTCCCCTTATAGCCTATAGATATAGCGTTCgtttcaccttctcttttcttcTGGAAGCCTCCAGAATACTTTTTCGGTGCGCTAGGGGCTGCCGCGGCTCCTGGAATTTTTCCATCCCTCAATCCTTTTTCTATGCGATCTCCGATTGTGACTAGATGCGCAAAACCGGACGCTGCACTACTCACCAATCTatcaaagaatgggtccttcaGTGTGTCCATAAATATTCCAGTCATTTCCTTCtcagacaatggtggctctacctgagcagccaactctctccattGCTGGGTGTATTCTTTAAATGACTCATTTTCTTTCATTGCCATCCCTtgtaactgcattcggttgggCGCCATATCTAGATTATATTTGTATTGACGAagaaatgcgtcagccaaatcTTCCCAGTTTTGAATCCGCCCTTGCTCTAAGCTCGTGTACCATCTTAGAGACGCTCcactcaaactgtcttggaaacagtgtaTAAGTAGTTTTTCGTTTTCGGTATGAGCAGCCATTTTCCTGAAGTACATCACTAGGTGACTTCTTGGGCAAGTCTggcctttgtatttctcgaaatcaggaGTTTTAAATTTAGTAGGGATGACCAAATTTGATACCAAGCGCATGTTCATGGCAGAGGCGTCGAAGATATTATTCCCTTCTATAGCTTTGATATTCTTTTCCAAGGCACGAAGCCTATCTGCAGTAGGATTTGGAAGTATCTTAGGCTTCAGTTATTCAGGCACATAGAAAGCGTCGTACGGGTCATCTCCCATTTCGGACCCATAATAAGCAGGCGCCTCAGAAGGCTCTGCACAATCCCCATCTCCTTTGCTTCCTACCGGTATATG includes these proteins:
- the LOC127122896 gene encoding uncharacterized protein LOC127122896: MAAHTENEKLLIHCFQDSLSGASLRWYTSLEQGRIQNWEDLADAFLRQYKYNLDMAPNRMQLQGMAMKENESFKEYTQQWRELAAQVEPPLSEKEMTGIFMDTLKDPFFDRLVSSAASGFAHLVTIGDRIEKGLRDGKIPGAAAAPSAPKKYSGGFQKKREGETNAISIGYKGKQHASYGQVAVVVPIPYQQPIQQQQMYQPQHQQHRQQQNTAPPRQFRPRPPRRQLDPLPVPYSQIFPYLQKEGLLTLRELKPDVFPYPPGYDANAHCEFHMGAPGHTLENCFAFQNRVQDLIEAKVVTFTLRRPNMNTNPMPTHGDASVSAIEESD